A window of Paraburkholderia bryophila contains these coding sequences:
- a CDS encoding alpha/beta hydrolase, with amino-acid sequence MKILKPLILAAAVLAANTSFAATTSPATPDAVTSQFLAALNSGKGPAINTLSPAKAREVLVGAQSGVKVDLSGIDVSNKTIEQDGISVPITIVRPQGATGTLPVFMFFHGGGWILGDFPTHERLVRDLVVQSGAVAVFVNYTPSPEARYPVAINQAYAATKWVAAHGSEIGVDGNRLAVVGNSVGGNMAAVVSLMAKDKHGPDIRFQGLMWPVTDNNFNDGSYNAFPEGHFLTRPMMKWFWDAYTKDQNQRNEIYASPLRASVDQLKGLPPALIQVAQNDVLRDEGEAYGRKLDAAGDEATTVRYDGTIHDFGLLNALANDAPTKAATRQLANELKARLQ; translated from the coding sequence ATGAAGATCCTCAAGCCCCTCATTCTTGCCGCCGCCGTTCTCGCCGCCAACACGAGTTTCGCCGCTACAACGAGCCCGGCAACGCCCGACGCCGTCACCAGCCAGTTCCTCGCCGCGCTCAACAGCGGCAAGGGGCCGGCAATCAACACGCTCTCGCCGGCAAAAGCGCGTGAGGTACTGGTCGGTGCGCAGAGCGGCGTGAAAGTCGACCTCTCCGGTATCGACGTATCCAACAAGACGATCGAGCAGGACGGCATCAGCGTGCCCATTACCATCGTCAGGCCGCAGGGTGCGACGGGCACGCTGCCGGTCTTCATGTTTTTCCACGGCGGCGGCTGGATTCTCGGTGACTTCCCGACGCACGAGCGTCTGGTGCGTGATCTCGTGGTGCAGTCGGGCGCGGTCGCGGTCTTCGTGAACTACACGCCTTCGCCCGAGGCACGCTATCCGGTTGCAATTAACCAGGCCTACGCCGCTACGAAGTGGGTGGCGGCGCACGGCAGTGAAATTGGTGTGGACGGTAATCGGCTCGCGGTGGTCGGTAACAGCGTGGGCGGCAACATGGCGGCGGTGGTCAGCTTGATGGCGAAAGACAAGCACGGTCCGGACATTCGTTTCCAGGGATTGATGTGGCCCGTCACGGATAACAACTTCAACGATGGATCGTATAACGCCTTTCCGGAAGGGCACTTCCTGACGCGTCCGATGATGAAGTGGTTCTGGGACGCGTACACGAAGGATCAGAATCAGCGTAACGAAATCTATGCGTCGCCGTTGCGCGCGTCGGTCGATCAGTTGAAGGGACTGCCGCCCGCGCTGATTCAGGTTGCGCAGAACGATGTCTTGCGTGATGAGGGCGAGGCTTACGGTCGCAAACTCGATGCGGCCGGTGATGAAGCGACGACCGTGCGGTATGACGGCACGATTCATGATTTTGGTTTGCTGAATGCGCTGGCGAATGATGCGCCGACGAAGGCCGCTACTCGTCAGCTCGCGAATGAGTTGAAGGCGCGGTTGCAATAA
- a CDS encoding organic hydroperoxide resistance protein: MSIETVLYRAHAHATGGRDGRAVVPEGKLDFKLVTPRELGGAGGEGANPEQLFAAGYSACFLGAMKFVAARDKIAIPKDVAIDGSVGIGAIPNGFGIEVELKIALPGMERDAAQTLVDKAHVVCPYSNATRGNIDVTLTLV, translated from the coding sequence ATGTCGATTGAAACCGTTCTCTACCGCGCTCACGCTCACGCCACCGGAGGCCGTGACGGCCGTGCGGTCGTCCCCGAAGGCAAGCTCGACTTCAAGCTCGTCACGCCCCGTGAACTGGGCGGTGCCGGCGGTGAGGGCGCAAATCCCGAGCAGTTGTTCGCCGCTGGTTACAGCGCGTGTTTTCTCGGCGCAATGAAGTTCGTCGCGGCACGCGACAAGATCGCCATTCCGAAGGATGTCGCGATCGACGGCAGCGTCGGCATCGGCGCGATTCCGAACGGCTTCGGTATCGAGGTCGAACTGAAGATTGCGTTGCCGGGCATGGAGCGAGACGCAGCTCAGACACTCGTCGACAAGGCCCATGTGGTCTGCCCGTACTCGAACGCTACCCGCGGAAATATCGACGTCACACTCACGCTCGTTTGA
- a CDS encoding TetR/AcrR family transcriptional regulator: MNTPSPVRSQILDHAVTLIMLRGYNGFSYRDLSNLVGIKTASIHYYFPSKDDLVLEAVSSYSDEVLSSMNAIGDTLPADAKLSKYTKLFGKTLGDGDQICLCGMLAADIESLPDDIRQAVQAFFKANERWLTKVLMQGVEEGTLAINGKPENAARALFAAYQGSVLASRLFKTKARLEDVETTVKVVR, encoded by the coding sequence ATGAACACGCCATCGCCCGTACGCTCGCAGATTCTGGACCACGCAGTCACGCTCATCATGCTGCGCGGCTACAACGGTTTCAGCTACCGTGACTTGTCCAACCTGGTTGGAATCAAGACGGCGAGCATCCACTACTACTTTCCGTCGAAAGACGATCTGGTATTGGAAGCGGTCAGTTCGTACAGCGACGAGGTGCTGAGTTCAATGAACGCGATTGGCGACACATTGCCCGCGGACGCCAAGCTCAGCAAGTACACCAAGCTGTTCGGCAAGACCTTGGGCGACGGCGATCAGATCTGCCTGTGCGGCATGCTCGCAGCGGACATCGAATCGCTGCCGGACGACATCAGGCAGGCAGTACAGGCTTTTTTCAAGGCTAACGAGCGGTGGCTCACCAAGGTGCTGATGCAAGGCGTTGAAGAAGGAACGCTGGCGATCAACGGTAAGCCCGAGAACGCCGCACGGGCGCTTTTCGCCGCCTATCAGGGCAGTGTGTTGGCGAGCCGGTTGTTCAAGACCAAGGCCCGGCTTGAAGACGTCGAGACCACGGTCAAAGTTGTCAGGTAA